CCCGGGAGCTCAAGGAGCTGCTGGCCGGCCACCCCGGGGTGCTCGTCATCGACGACGACCACGGGCACGGGATCGTCGACGTGCCGCTGTGCGCGCTGAGCGGGGTGACCCGGCACTGGGCGCTGATCCGCTCGACGGCGAAGGCGTACGGGCCGGACCTGCGGCTCGCGGTGCTCACGGGTGACGCGGTGACGATGGACCGGGTCCGGGGCCGCCAGCGCCTGGGGCCGGGGTGGGTCAGCCGGCTGCTCCAGTACGCGGTGGTGGAGCTGTGGACCTCCGGCGCGGTGGACCCGACGGCGGTGGCGCGCTCGTACGGGCTGCGCCGGGACGGGCTCATCGCGGCACTGGCGGAGCGCGGGGTGCCGGCGCACGGGCGCAGCGGGATGAACGTGTGGCTGCCCGTCGCCGACGAGACGGCGGTGGTCACCCGGCTGCTGACGGCGGGCTGGGCGGTGCGGGCCGGGGCCGGCTACCGCGTGGAGGCGGGGCCCGGGGTGCGGATCACCGTTTCCACGCTGACCCAGGACGAGGTGGCCCCCCTGGCCGACGCCGTGGCCGCCGCGGTCCGGCCGGTGGCGGGCGGACGCTTCGACTGAGGCGCCGCACGCCCCGGGCCCGGCCCCGCCGCGTGGTGCGGCAGGGCCGGGCCCGGGGCGTGCGGTCCGGTGCTCAGGCGGGCCGGGCCGTCTCCTGCGCGTCCTGCCGGGCGGCGCGGGTCGCCTCCTGCCGCGCGGCGGGGGCCGGGCGGGACTGGGTGAGCGCCGCGCCCGCCAGGACGATCACCGCCCCGACCGGGGTGTTCCAGTGCAGCTGCTCGCCGAGGACCAGGACGCCCGCCGTGGTGGCGATCACCGGGATGAAGTAGGTGACCATCTGCGCGGTCGTCGGGCCGATCTCCGACACCAGGCCGTACTGCATCTGCAGGGCCATCCCCGTACCCAGGGCGCCCAGGGCGACCACCGCGAGGGTCGGCCACAGCGGGAAGCCGGCGGGGGCCGAGGTGAACAGGGCGCTCACGGCGGTCAGCTGGAGGGTGGAGACCATGAGCTGCGCCCCCGTGAGCGCCACCGGGGAGCCGGGGGTGCCGGCCAGGGTGCGGCGGACGTAGATCCAGCCGATCGGGTAGCAGAGCGCGGCCAGCAGGGCGAGCGCGGTGCCCTTGGCGTCGATCCCGGCGAAGCCCTGCCAGACGCCGAGCACGGTCAGCACGCCGAGGAAGCCGATGCCCAGTCCCGCGAAGCGGCGGCGCGTGGGGCGGTCCTCGGACAGGGCCACCATCGAGAGCGCCATGCCCCACAGCGGGGAGGTGGCGTTGCAGATGCCGGCCAGGCTCGACGGGATGCTCTGCTCGGCGTAGGCGAAGAGCGAGAACGGGACGGTGTTCAGCAGGAGCGCCGCCACGGTGAGGTGCCCCCAGGTGCGCGGGCCGCGGGGGAGCGGCTCACGGCGCACCAGCAGGACCGCCAGCAGGGCGAGCGCGCCGAAGAACACCCGGCCGAGGGCGACCTGGAACGGGGCGAACGCCTCGGTGCCCACCTTGATCAGGAGGAAGCTGAAGCCCCACACCACCGAGAGGAGGGCGAACCGCAGGCGCCAGTCCAGGCAGCCGGCCCGGCCGGCGCCCCGGCGGGGGGCCGGCTGCCGTGCTGGGGAGTGTGCGGCGGGGCGGGAGGTGGTCGGTGCGCTCATGAGGTTCACTCTGCTGCCGGGGACCTCGTAGGACAAGCGAGAGTTCCTTCGAGTGACGGCGTAGCATCACTTACATGTTGAACCTGGAGCGCCTGCGCACCCTCGACGCCCTCGCCCGCCACGGCTCGGTCAGCGGCGCGGCCGGCGGCCTCCATGTGACCACATCGGCGGTCTCCCAGCAGATGGCCAAGCTGGAGCGGGAGGTTGGCCAGCCCCTGCTCGCCAAGAACGGCCGCGGGGTCCGGCTCACCGACGCCGGGCGGCTGCTCGCCGACCACGCCGCGCGGATCATCTCCCAGGTGGAGCTCGCCCAGGCCGATGTCGAGGCCCAGCGGGGCTGTGCGGTGGGGGAGTTGCGGATCGGCGCCTTCCCCACCGCCATGCGGGGCCTGCTGCCCCGGGCCCTGACCGCGCTGCGGGCCGGGCATCCCGAACTGCGGGTCATGGTGCGGGAGCGGGAGCCCGAGGAGAGCATGGCGGCCGTCGTGCGCGGGGACCTCGACATGGCCCTGGCCATCGACTGGCACAACAAGCGGATGCCGGTGCCGGCCGAGCTGACCCGTGCCCATCTCCTGGACGATTCCGCCGACATCGCGGTCCCGGCGGGGCACCGGCTGGCCGGGCGCAGCGAGATCTCCCTCGCGGAGTTCGCCGACGACGACTGGATCTCCTGGAACGAGGGGCAGTTCTGTTACGAGTGGCTGGTGTTCACCCTGCGCGGCATCGGTGTCGAACCGCGCATCGCGCACATCGCCGAGGAGCACCACACCCAGCTGCTCTTCGTGGAGGCGGGGCTGGGCGTGTGCGTGACGCCCCGGCTGGGCCGCGGGCCCGTGCCGCCGGGGGTGCGGCTGCTGCCGGTGCGTGACACCGTACGCCGCCACGTGTACGTCGCCTGGCGCGCGGACGCCGGCCGGCGGCCCTCCATCCGGGCCGCCGTCGAGGCGCTCAAGGTAGCGGCGGCGGCCGTGTAGGCGTCGCTAGTGCTGTGGCCGGCAAACCTTGCCGGCCGCAGCACTAGATCTTGCGGAAGTCCCAGGACACGACCGACTCCGGAGTGAGCCGGATCCAGGCGTGCCGGCCGTCGTGCGGCATCTCCTCGATGCCGAAGTTCTTGACCGGGAAGATCCGCTCCGGCTCCAGCAGCTCCGGGCAGGGCTCGCCGGTGCGCGGGGCCTCGCCCACGAAGACCGCGCGGCCGGACAGCTCGACCCCGCGCAGTTCGTCGTACGCCTCCCCGGCGTCCACCACCACCGAGATCCGGGGGTCCTCGCGCAGGTCGGCCCAGCGGCGGCTGCGCGTGATCGAGTACAGCCACAGGGAGGTGCCGTCCCAGGCGAACCACAGGGCGCCCACGTGCGGGCGGCCGTCCGGGGAGACGGTCGCCACCCGGCAGGTGCGCCGTTCGCGCAGGAAGGCGTCCACTTCCCCGTCGGTCATCATGATGCGCCGGCCCCGCCGCTGTGTACCGTCCATCCGTCCCGCACCCCTTCACATCTGACTGTGTGTCAGGAATCATGCGTGCTCTTCCGTCGCCGCACCAGGGGGAGTCATGCCGGAACTCGATCCCGCCACCACCGCGCTGCTCACCGTCGAGTGCCAGAACGGTGTCGTCGGCGAGGAGAGCGCCCTGCCCGAGCTGGCGCGGGAGGCCCGCGACTCCGGGATGCTGGGGCGGGTGGCCGCGCTCGTCGACGCCGCGCGCGGGGCCGGCGTACAGGTGGTGCACGCCGTCGCCGAGCGGCGGCCGGACGGCCTCGCGGCCAACACCAACGCGCGGCTCTTCCGGGCCGCTGGGAAGCTTCCCGTGCGGCAGCTGACCGGAACCGACGCGGTACGGGTCGCCGCCCCGATCACCGTGGCCGAGCGGGACCTCGTGGTCCGCCGGCTGCACGGACTCTCTCCGATGGCGGGGACCGACCTGGACGCCCTGCTGCGCAACCTCGGCGTCCGCACCCTCGTCGTCACCGGGGTCTCCTCCAACATCGCGATCCCGAGCACCGTCTTCGACGCCGTCAACCTCGGCTACGAGGTCGTGGTCCCGGCCGACGCCATCGCCGGGGTGCCCGCCGCCTGCACCACCGAGGTGATCCGCAACTCCCTCGCACTGGTGGCGGCCGTCACCACGGCCGAAGCGCTGCTTAAGCAGTGGGCTCTGCCGCGCTGACCCCCGTAACCTGGGCGGATGCTGTCCGAAGTGATCGCGACCCGCTACGTCACGCCCCTGCGTGAGGGCGGCTCGCTCCCGGGAATCGTCGAGGCCGACGACCTCGGTACCTACGTCATGAAGTTCACCGGAGCCGGCCAGGGCCGCAAGACCCTGGTCGCCGAAGTCGTCTGCGGGCGGCTCGCCCAGCGGCTGGGACTGCGGGTCCCACGCCTGGTGCAGATGCAGCTCGACCCCGTCATCGGGCTCGCCGAGCCCGACCAGGAGGTCCAGGAGCTGCTCAAGGCCAGCGGGGGGCTCAACCTCGGCATGGACTACCTGCCCGGCTCGATCGGCTTCGACCCGCTCGCGTACCGGGCCGACCCGGCCGAGGCGGGGCGCGTGGTCTGGTTCGACGCGCTGATCAACAACGTCGACCGGTCCTGGCGCAACCCGAACATGCTGGTCTGGCACGGGGACCTGTGGCTCATCGACCACGGCGCCACGATGATCTGGCACCACAACTGGCCCACCGCCCTGACCGCCGCCGCCAAGCCGTACAACGCCTCCGACCACGTCCTGGCACCCGTCGGCCCGGACATCGCGGCGGCCGCCGCCGAGCTCGCCCCCCTGGTGACCGAGGAACTGCTCACCGAGGTCACCGCCGACGTCCCCGACGAGTGGCTGGTCGACGAGCCCGGCTTCGACTCCACCGACGCGGTGCGCCGCGCCTACGTGGAGGCGCTGCTGCCGCGCGCGGCCACGATCCACGAGAGGATCACCCTGGAGGCCGAGGTCAAGCCGCAGTCCGGTCCGCCGGGCTGGCTCGCCGAGCGCCTCCCCCCTCAGTCGGACAAGAACAAGCAGAAGAGCGGCAACGAGTGACCAAGCGGGACGTGTTCGAATACGCGCTGGTGCGCGTGGTGCCCCGGATGGAGCGCGGCGAGTGCTTCAACGCCGGTGTCATCGTCTACTGCCGGGCGCACTCCTACGTCGCCGCGCGCACCCACCTCGACGAGGCGAAGCTCCTCGCGCTGGACCCCGGGGCCGACGTGGCCGGGGTCCGGGCCGCGCTGCGCGGGGTCGAGGGGCTGTGCGCCGGCGGTGAGCGGGCCGGACAGGCGGCGGGCGACGACGCGGGGCGCAGGTTCCGCTGGCTGATCGCCCCGCGCAGCACGGTGGTGCAGCCGGGGCCGGTGCACACCGGTCTGACGGCCGATCCCGCCGCCGAGCTGGAACGCCTGCTGGACCTCCTGGTCCGCTGACGGCCCTCCCCGCCCGGACCCGGTCCGGGTGGGGGTGCCTCCCGGTGCCCCACGCGCAGGCGGGGGCCGGTTCTCCCCCCTGCGGCCGAGGGCCGTTGACACGGGGTGCCAGGGCTCCTAGCGTCTCCTCAGCTGAAGCTACTAAGCGGTTGCTCACCTTCGGGCGGCCGTCTCTCAAGGGCGAGGAGAACCAGCATGTCCACCACCGAGCAGCGCGTCGCGATCGTCACCGGGGCGGCCCGGGGCATCGGCGCGGCCACCGCCATCCGTCTGGCGGCCGAGGGCCGGGCGGTCGCCGTACTCGACCTCGACGAGGCGGCCTGCAAGGACACCGTCGAGGCGATCACCGCCGCCGGCGGCAAGGCCCTGGCGGTCGGCTGCGACGTCTCCGACGCCGCCCAGGTGGAGGCGGCCGTCGAGCGGGTCGCGAGCACGCTCGGCGCCCCGACGGTGCTCGTCAACAACGCGGGCGTGCTCCGCGACAACCTGCTCTTCAAGATGAGCGACACCGACTGGGACACCGTCATGAACGTGCACCTGCGCGGCGCGTTCCTGATGGCGAGGGCCTGTCAGAAGCACATGGTGGCGGCCAAGTTCGGCCGCATCGTGAACCTCTCCAGCAGCTCGGCGCTCGGCAACCGGGGCCAGGCCAACTACGCCGCCGCCAAGGCCGGTCTGCAGGGCTTCACCAAGACCCTGGCCATCGAGCTCGGCAAGTTCGGCGTCACCGCCAACGCCGTGGCCCCCGGCTTCATCGTCACCGAGATGACCGCGCAGACGGCCGCCCGCGTCGGCATGGGCTTCGAGGAGTTCCAGCTGGCCGCCGCCTCCCAGATCCCGGTGCAGCGGGTGGGCCGTCCGGACGACATCGCCGGCGCCATCGCCTTCTTCACGGGCGAGGACGCCGGATTCGTCTCCGGCCAGGTCCTGTACGTGGCCGGCGGCCCGCTCAACTGACGGTTCCACGAGAGGCGGGGCGTACGTCATGACGGACAACGGCATCGACAGCGGTATCGACAGCGGCAAGGTCGCGCTGGTCACCGGAGCGAGCAGGGGCATCGGCTACGGGATCGCCGAGGCGCTCGTCGCCCGGGGCGACCGGGTCGTGATCACCGGGCGCAACGAGGACGCGCTCAAGGAGGCCGTGGAGCGGCTCGGCGCGGACCGGGTGATCGGCGTGGCCGGGAAGGCGCACGACGAGGCCCACCAGGCCGTCGCCGTGGAGCGCGCGATGGAGGCCTTCGGCCGCGTCGACTTCCTGGTGAACAACGCGGGCACCAATCCGGTCTTCGGCCCGATCGCGGACCTGGACCTCGGGGTGGCGCGCAAGGTCTTCGAGACCAACGTGATCTCGGCGCTGGGCTTCGCCCAGCGGACCTGGCACGCCTGGCAGAAGGACCACGGCGGGGCGATCGTGAACATCGCCTCCATCGCCGGGGTCTCCGCCTCGCCCTTCATCGGGGCGTACGGGATGAGCAAGGCCGCGATGATCAACCTGACCCTCCAGCTCGCGCACGAGATGGCGCCCGGGGTGCGGGTCAACGCGATCGCCCCGGCGGTGGTCAAGACGAGGTTCGCGCAGGCGCTCTACGAGGGCCGGGAGCAGGAGGCCGCGGCGGCCTACCCGCTGGGGCGGCTCGGGGTCCCGCAGGACATCGGGGGCGCCGCCGCATTCCTGACATCTGCACAAGCGGAATGGATCACGGGACAAACCCTCGTGGTGGACGGGGGAATGTTCCTCAATGCCGGTGTGCACTGACCGATAACCGGACGCATTTGCCTCCCAGGGGGAGGCAAATGCGTATCCAATGCGGACGTAATCGGTCAAGTGCCTCACGAAACATACCCATTGGATTTGTGAGGCACTGCGGTAGGGTCTGCCGCACCCCTGGCTGATCGAGGAGCGTGCACGTGTTCAACCGGACCAGATGCCTGCAGATCGCTGCGGCCGTTGCGTCCATATCCCTGCTCGCCGGATGCGGTCTGTTCTCGGACGACGGTGGCGACAGCGCGAAGAGGATCACCGTCGGCACCACGAGCGCGCCGAGCACCCTCGACCCCGCCGCGGCCTGGGACGGCTCCTGGGAGCTGTACCGCAACGTCTACCAGACGCTCCTGGCCTTCCCGACGGGCAGCACCAAGCCCCAGCCGGACGCCGCGCAGAGCTGTGAGTTCACCGACTCGGCGAACGCGGCCTACCGCTGCACCCTGCGCAAGGGCCTGAAGTTCTCCAACGGCGAGCCGCTGGACTCCAAGGCGGTCAAGCACTCCCTCGACCGGATCAAGACGATCAACCACAAGGTCGGTCCGGCCGGTCTCTTCAACACCCTGGACAAGATCGAGGCTCCGGACCCGCTGACGGTCGTCTTCCACCTGAAGACCCCCGACGCGACCTTCCCGTACGTGCTGGGCTCGCCGGCCGCCTCCCTGGTCGCGCCGAAGGACTACCCCGCCAACAAGATCCGCAACGACGGCAAGGTCACCGGCTCGGGCCCCTACGTCCTCACCTCGTACGAGGATGGCAGCGAGGCCGTCCTCGGCCGCAACGAGAGCTACACCGGCTTCGCCAACCGCCGCAACGACGGTGTGACGATCCGCTACTTCGCCGACTCCAAGCAGATGGTCGCGGCCCTCAAGGACAAGGAGATCGACGCGACCTACCGCGGTCTCTCCGCCGCGGAGATCAAGGACCTCCAGACCCCCGCCTCGCACGCCCTGGGCGTGCAGGTCGTGGAGAACGTCGGCGCCGAGATCCGCTACCTGGTCTTCAACCCGAACGACCCGCAGGTCAACAAGCCGGCGGTGCGCCAGGCGATCGCCCAGGTCATCGACCGCGGCGCCATCGTCTCCAAGGTCTACCAGGGCACCGCCGAACCGCTCTACTCGATGGTCCCCAAGGGCGTCGTCGGCCACAAGACGCCCTTCTACGACATCTACGGCAACCCCGACGTGGCCAAGGCCAAGAAGATCCTCACCGCCGCCGGGATCACCCAGAAGGTGGAGCTGACCTTCTGGTACACCACCGACCGCTACGGCGCCTCCACCGCGGACGAGTTCACCGAGATCAAGCGCCAGCTCGACGAGAGCGACCTCTTCAAGATCACCCTGCGCGGCCAGCCCTGGAAGACCTTCCAGGACGGCTACAAGAGCGGCCAGTACCCCGTCTTCGGCCGAGGCTGGTTCCCGGACTTCCCGGACCCCGACAACTTCATCGCGCCGTTCGTCGGCAAGGAGAACGCGGTCGGCACCCCGTACGAGCCGCCGCAGATCATGAACGACCTGCTCCCCAAGTCCCGCCGCGAAGGCGACCGGGCGGCGGGCGTCAGGGAGTTCGAGGCGGCCCAGCAGATCTTCGCCCAGGACGTCCGGCTGCTGCCGCTGTGGCAGGGCAAGCTGTACGTAGGCGCGCGCGAGGACATCGCCGGCGCCGAGCGGGCCCTGGACCCGCAGACCGCCATGCAGATGTGGGAGCTGTACCGCAAGACCAGCTGGTGACGCCGACGGGGCGCCCGGGTCGCGGCGTTGTCAGTGGTCCCCGGTAGGTTCAGAGCAGTTGCACGAACTTGTACCGGAGGTTGTCGACGTGACCCAGATGCTGCCCGAGTCCTGGCTCCCCGCTGTCGGCGGGGAGCTGGACCAGCCCTACTTCAAAGAGCTCACCGAGTTCGTCGAGAAGGAGCGGGCGAACGGGCCGGTCTACCCGCCCCGCGAGCAGGTCTTCGCGGCCCTGGAGGCCACGCCGTTCGACAAGGTGAAGGTCCTGGTCCTCGGCCAGGACCCCTACCACGGCGCCGGCCAGGGCCACGGCCTGTGCTTCTCCGTGCAGCCCGGGGTCAAGACCCCGCCCTCGCTGCGCAACATCTACAAGGAGATGAAGGAGGAGCTCGGCCTGCCGGTCCCGGACAACGGGTACCTGATGCCGTGGGCCGAGCAGGGCGTCCTGCTGCTCAACGCCGTCCTCACCGTCCGCGAGGGCGAGCCCAACTCGCACAAGGGCAAGGGCTGGGAGAAGTTCACCGACGCGGTGATCCGCGCCGTGTCCGAGCGCCCCGACCCGGTCGTCTTCGTGCTCTGGGGCGCCTACGCCCAGAAGAAGATCCCGCTGATCGACGAGGAGCGGCACGTCATCGTCAAGGGCGCCCACCCCTCGCCGCTGTCGGCCAAGAAGTTCTTCGGCTCCCGGCCCTTCACGCAGATCAACGAGGCCGTGGCCGCCCAGGGCCATGAGCCGATCGACTGGCGGATCCCGGACCTGGGCTGACACCACCCCGCGCCTCGGCGCCAGAGCCGGTGCCTCCGGTTAGCTTCTTGATGATCGGACCGTTCAGGTCCGGCAGAGCAAGCCGGAGGCCCCGTTGACGGAGCAGCAGCAGGAGGCGTCGGAGGACGCCGTCATGACCAGGATCGGCCAGGCCGTCATCCTGCTGCACGCCGGTGACCGCGAGGAGGCCCGCAACCGGCTCGGCGAGATCTGGTCGGAGATCGGCGAGCAGGGGGAATCCCTCCACCGCTGCACGCTCGCGCACTACCTGGCCGACGCCCAGGACGACCCCGCCGACGAACTGGCCTGGGACCTGCGGGCCCTGACCGCCGCCGAGGGGCTCGGGGAACGGTTGGGGAAGGCCCTTCCCGGGCGGGCGGAGCCGCACCCGGCGGTGCGGGTGTTCTACCCGTCGCTCCACCTCAGCCTCGCCGCCGACTACGTCAAACTGCGCCGGCCCGAGGCGGCCCGGATCCACCTCGCGCGGGCCCGGGCGGCCACCGCCGCGCTGTCCGACGACGGGTACGGGAACGGGGTGCGGGCCGCCATCGCCCGCCTGGAGCGCAGACTCGTCGCGGAGGCGGGCCCGGGGCCCGGGCCGTTCCCGGAGCAGTCGCCGTAGGGGATCCCGCCCGGGCCCGCCCGCCCTCAGCCCGCCTCAGCCGCCCTCGACGCCCGCGCAGATCCGGGCCTCCGGGCTCTGCGGGTCCCAGTTCCCGTGCCGGCGGCCCAGCGCGCACACGTCGGCCGGCCTGACCGGCAGCTCCCGCGCCAGCCCGGGCGGCAGCTGGGCGTCGGGCCCCGCGTGGCGGGGGCCGCCCTGGGAGCCCCCCTCGGCGCGCCCGGCCGGCTCCGCGGGCCCGGGGATGTCCGGGACCTCCGGCGGGGCCTGCACCGCCTCCCCGGCCTCCACGCGCGGCCCGGGTACGGTGCGTGCCGCGCCCCGGCCCGCGGTCGTCGGGGCCGTCGGACGCCCGGCCTCCCGGGGGACCGCCTTCAGCGCCTCCAGAGCGGGCGCCTGGACGACCACGGGCAGGGCCCCCGGCCCCCCGCGCGGCTCGTGCCGGGGTGCCAGCCCCTCGGAGGGGGCCGCCGCCGGCCCCATCTGCGGGGGGCTCACGTTCACGCAGCCGGAGACGGCCGAGACGGCACAGGCGGCTCCGAGGAGCAGTTTCGTCGAGGTTCGGGTTGGGTGCACCCGCGCAACTCTGCTGTGCGAGGACCCCGTTGCGAAAACCCTGAGCCGATATTCACCCCGCACGGGTGACGGGGAGGGGATGTCCGGAGGACACCGGACGGGGCCCGGAAGCGGTGTCCTAGTCGCCGGTCGCGCCGTCGATGTGCTCGCGCAGCAGGTCCGCGTGCCCGTTGTGGCGGGCGTACTCCTCGATCATGTGGGTGTAGATCCAGCGCAGGCTGAACACCTCGCCGCGGTGGTGACTGGCCGCGTCCGACACCGCGTCCAGGGAGCGGCCCGAGGCCGCCTGCCGCGCCAGCTCGACCTCGGTCTGCCAGACCCGCTCGGCCGACACCCAGGTGTCCTGGTCGGTGAACTGGAAGTCCCCGTCCAGGTTTTCGCTCGTGCTGAACAGCTCGGGCAGGTCCTCGCCCAGGCTGACCTCCCGGAACCAGTACCGCTCCACCTCCGCCATGTGCCGTACGAGGCCCAGCAGACTCAAGCCGGACGGCCGGAGCGGGGTGCTGCGCAGCTGCTCCTCCGAGAGCCCCTCGCATTTCCAGACGAGGGTGGAGCGGTGGTAGTCGAGCCAGCCGTCGAGCATCTCCCGCTCGTCGGCGGTGGTGGCGGGCTCGAGGCGGTGCGATCCGGTGGAAGTCATGGTCCACATCCTGGTCGAACCCGCCACCTCCCACCAGGGATTAAGCTGCCGGGTGTCCGCTTTTCGGCACGTACCAGGAGGCTCCCGGTGAAGGTCGGCGTCATCGGACTCGGCGACATCGCCCAGAAGGCGTACCTGCCCGTCCTCACCACCCGTCCCGGGGTCGAGCTGCACCTGCAGACCCGTACTCCGGCCACCCTCGAGCGGCTCGGCGAGATCCACCGCATCCCGCTGGAGCGCCGCCACGGCACGCTGGACGCGCTGCTCGCGCAGGGCCTCGACGCCGCCTTCGTGCACGCCCCGACCGCGGCCCACCCCGAGATCGTGGGGCGGCTGCTGGAGGCGGGCGTCGCGACCTACGTGGACAAGCCGCTGGCCTACGAGTTGGCGGACTCGACGCGCCTGGTGGAACTCGCCGAGGAGCGCGGGGTCAGCCTCTTCGTCGGCTTCAACCGCCGCCACGCGCCCGGCTACACGCAGTGCGCCGACCATCCGCGCGACCTGATCGTCATGCAGAAGAACCGGGTCGGGCTCCCCGAGGACCCCCGCACCCTGGTCCTCGACGACTTCATCCACGTCGTCGACACCCTGCGCTTCCTGCTGCCCGGCGAGGCCGACCACGTCGACGTCCGGGCCGTGGTGCGCGAGGGGCTGATGAGCCAGGTGGTGCTCCAGATGTCCGGCGACGGTTTCACCGCCCTCGGGATCATGAACCGGCTGTCCGGTTCCACCGAGGAGGTCCTGGAGGTGTCCGGCCAGGATTCCAAGCGCCAGGTCGTCAACCTCGCCGAGGTCATCGACCACCGGGGCCAGCCCACCGTCCGACGGCGCGGGGACTGGGTCTCCGTGGCCCGCCAGCGCGGCATCGAGCAGGTCGTGGACACCTTCCTCGAGGCCGTCGCGGCCGGCAAGGTGCTCGGCGCCCGGGACGCCCTGCTCACCCACGAGCTGTGCGAGCGGGTGGTCCTGACGGCTCTGGAGCAGGCCTCCCGAGCCTGACCGCCCGTACGCCCCTGGCCGCGCAGTACAGCCCCAGCGTGGCCAGGGAGAGGCCGCCGGGCCAGTTCCCGAAGCGGACGAAAAGGGTGGTGGAGCCCCGGGCGAGCGGCACCTCGTACACGGCCGCCGTGCTCGCCGAGGTGGGCAGGGCGGGCCCGATCCGCCCGCCCGACGGCCCGAACACCGCGCTGACCCCGGTCAGGGTCGCGTGCACCACGGGGCGGCCGGTCTCGGCGGCGCGCAGGGCTGCCAGGGAGGCGTGCTGGGCCGGGGCCCAGCTGTCCTGGAAGGTCGAGGTCGCCGACTGCGCGACGAGCACCCCGGCCCCCTCGCGGGCCAGGTGGCGGCTCATGTCGGGGAACGCCGACTCGAAGCACACCAGCGGGCCGAGCCGCACCCCGCCGGGCAGGGTCATGACCACCGGGGCCTCCCCGCGCATCCGGTCCTCGCCCGCCGCCTTGCCGACCGAGGTGGCCCAGCCCAGCACCGCGCGGGCCGGTACGTACTCGCCGAAGGGCACCAGCCGCATCTTGTCGTACCGGTCGCCCATGGGGCCCTCGGGGCCGATCAGCACCGAACTCTTGTAGATCCCCGGCCGGTCCGAACGCCGCGCGTCCACATTGACCAGCAGCGGGGCGCCCAGCTCCGCGGACAGCGCCGCCAGCCGCCGGGACAGGTCGGGCCGCGCCGCCAGGTCCGCGCCGACGCTGCTCTCCCCCCACACCACCAGCTCCGGACGGGCCCCCGCCAGGGTCCGCGTCAGCCGCTCCCCGGTCTCGAACCGCCGCTCCACACTCTCCGCCCCGGCCACCGGACCCGGCTGTACGACGGCCACGCGCAGCCCGCCCGACACCTCGGGGCGCGGCAGCCACAGCCACACCACCCCCGTCAGCACCGCACACCCCGCCACCGAGGCCACCGCCGGAACCCGCGCCCGGGGCACCGCCACCAGCAGCACCAGCGCGCAGTTCACCGCCACCACCAGCAGGCTCACCAGCCACACCCCGCCCACCGAGGCCAGCCGCAGCGCCGGCGGCACCTCCCACTGACTTGCCCCCAGCAGCCCCCACGGCCCGCCCAGCCCCTGCCAGGACCGGGCCAGCTCCGACAGCAGCCACCCCGCCGGTACGAGGACCAGCCCGGCCACCGTCCGCCCCGCGCCCGGAGCCCCGCCGAGCAACTTCCGTACCAGCAGGGCCCAGGGGATCCAGAGCAGCCCCAGCAGCGCGGCCAGCGGGATGAGGAACACGCCCAGGCTAGGCAGCAGCCAGTGGTGCACCGCCACGATGAAGCCCGCCCCGCCGAGCCAGCCCTCCAGCGCGGCGCGCCGCCCGGTGGGGGCGGAGCGCAGCAGCAGCATCCAGGGCACGAGGGCGACGTACGCGAACCACCACAGCCCCGGTGCGGGGAAGGCGAGGCAGGGCAGCGCCCCGGCGGCCGTCGCGGCCGCCGCACGCCACCACCGGGTCCGCTTCGCGAGCAGCATGACGCGCCTCCGCTTCCAGTGTGGGACCGCCCCGCGCCGGGCGCGGCTCAGGCCGACACGTGACGCCACTTCTCGTGCACCGTGAC
The Streptomyces sp. NBC_00091 genome window above contains:
- the lnt gene encoding apolipoprotein N-acyltransferase, encoding MLLAKRTRWWRAAAATAAGALPCLAFPAPGLWWFAYVALVPWMLLLRSAPTGRRAALEGWLGGAGFIVAVHHWLLPSLGVFLIPLAALLGLLWIPWALLVRKLLGGAPGAGRTVAGLVLVPAGWLLSELARSWQGLGGPWGLLGASQWEVPPALRLASVGGVWLVSLLVVAVNCALVLLVAVPRARVPAVASVAGCAVLTGVVWLWLPRPEVSGGLRVAVVQPGPVAGAESVERRFETGERLTRTLAGARPELVVWGESSVGADLAARPDLSRRLAALSAELGAPLLVNVDARRSDRPGIYKSSVLIGPEGPMGDRYDKMRLVPFGEYVPARAVLGWATSVGKAAGEDRMRGEAPVVMTLPGGVRLGPLVCFESAFPDMSRHLAREGAGVLVAQSATSTFQDSWAPAQHASLAALRAAETGRPVVHATLTGVSAVFGPSGGRIGPALPTSASTAAVYEVPLARGSTTLFVRFGNWPGGLSLATLGLYCAARGVRAVRLGRPAPEPSGPPARTARG
- a CDS encoding ABC transporter substrate-binding protein is translated as MHVFNRTRCLQIAAAVASISLLAGCGLFSDDGGDSAKRITVGTTSAPSTLDPAAAWDGSWELYRNVYQTLLAFPTGSTKPQPDAAQSCEFTDSANAAYRCTLRKGLKFSNGEPLDSKAVKHSLDRIKTINHKVGPAGLFNTLDKIEAPDPLTVVFHLKTPDATFPYVLGSPAASLVAPKDYPANKIRNDGKVTGSGPYVLTSYEDGSEAVLGRNESYTGFANRRNDGVTIRYFADSKQMVAALKDKEIDATYRGLSAAEIKDLQTPASHALGVQVVENVGAEIRYLVFNPNDPQVNKPAVRQAIAQVIDRGAIVSKVYQGTAEPLYSMVPKGVVGHKTPFYDIYGNPDVAKAKKILTAAGITQKVELTFWYTTDRYGASTADEFTEIKRQLDESDLFKITLRGQPWKTFQDGYKSGQYPVFGRGWFPDFPDPDNFIAPFVGKENAVGTPYEPPQIMNDLLPKSRREGDRAAGVREFEAAQQIFAQDVRLLPLWQGKLYVGAREDIAGAERALDPQTAMQMWELYRKTSW
- a CDS encoding uracil-DNA glycosylase — protein: MLPESWLPAVGGELDQPYFKELTEFVEKERANGPVYPPREQVFAALEATPFDKVKVLVLGQDPYHGAGQGHGLCFSVQPGVKTPPSLRNIYKEMKEELGLPVPDNGYLMPWAEQGVLLLNAVLTVREGEPNSHKGKGWEKFTDAVIRAVSERPDPVVFVLWGAYAQKKIPLIDEERHVIVKGAHPSPLSAKKFFGSRPFTQINEAVAAQGHEPIDWRIPDLG
- a CDS encoding DinB family protein, producing the protein MTSTGSHRLEPATTADEREMLDGWLDYHRSTLVWKCEGLSEEQLRSTPLRPSGLSLLGLVRHMAEVERYWFREVSLGEDLPELFSTSENLDGDFQFTDQDTWVSAERVWQTEVELARQAASGRSLDAVSDAASHHRGEVFSLRWIYTHMIEEYARHNGHADLLREHIDGATGD
- a CDS encoding Gfo/Idh/MocA family protein, whose translation is MKVGVIGLGDIAQKAYLPVLTTRPGVELHLQTRTPATLERLGEIHRIPLERRHGTLDALLAQGLDAAFVHAPTAAHPEIVGRLLEAGVATYVDKPLAYELADSTRLVELAEERGVSLFVGFNRRHAPGYTQCADHPRDLIVMQKNRVGLPEDPRTLVLDDFIHVVDTLRFLLPGEADHVDVRAVVREGLMSQVVLQMSGDGFTALGIMNRLSGSTEEVLEVSGQDSKRQVVNLAEVIDHRGQPTVRRRGDWVSVARQRGIEQVVDTFLEAVAAGKVLGARDALLTHELCERVVLTALEQASRA